In one Mangrovibacterium diazotrophicum genomic region, the following are encoded:
- a CDS encoding M48 family metallopeptidase, with amino-acid sequence MKRRTKLSALTGCLLVAAALFLHSCQSVPLTGRSQLSLIPESDMVSMSLTNYDEFLKENKLSTNKQQTEMVKRVGAKMAAAVEKYLRDNGFGSYVENFKWEFNLVDSDVPNAWCMPGGKVVVYTGILPYTQDESGLAVVMGHEIAHAVARHGNERMSHAMLVQMGGVALSTAVQEKPEETKALYNMAYGATTQVGVMLPFSRKHEYEADQMGLIFMAIAGYDPRSAVAFWQRMSANSGGTPEWLSTHPVDQNRIAALEKQMPEALKYYSGQ; translated from the coding sequence ATGAAACGAAGAACAAAACTATCTGCTTTAACTGGCTGTCTGCTTGTCGCAGCGGCTTTATTTCTACATTCATGCCAATCGGTTCCGTTAACCGGAAGAAGCCAGCTCAGTTTAATCCCGGAGTCGGACATGGTTTCGATGAGTTTAACTAATTATGATGAGTTTCTGAAAGAAAACAAGCTTTCAACTAACAAGCAACAAACCGAGATGGTCAAACGCGTTGGCGCTAAAATGGCTGCCGCCGTTGAAAAGTATCTTAGAGATAACGGTTTTGGGAGTTATGTCGAAAATTTCAAATGGGAGTTCAACCTGGTGGATAGCGATGTGCCGAATGCCTGGTGTATGCCGGGTGGCAAAGTCGTCGTTTATACGGGCATTTTACCTTACACCCAGGATGAAAGTGGTCTTGCTGTAGTGATGGGGCACGAAATCGCTCACGCGGTTGCACGGCACGGTAACGAGAGGATGAGCCACGCAATGCTGGTGCAAATGGGAGGGGTGGCCTTGTCGACTGCCGTTCAGGAAAAACCGGAAGAAACCAAAGCTTTGTACAATATGGCCTACGGAGCGACTACCCAGGTGGGAGTGATGTTGCCCTTCTCGCGCAAGCACGAATATGAAGCGGATCAAATGGGTTTGATCTTCATGGCAATTGCAGGATACGATCCGCGTTCGGCTGTGGCTTTTTGGCAACGCATGTCGGCTAACAGCGGTGGAACCCCGGAATGGCTCAGTACTCACCCGGTTGATCAGAACCGAATTGCCGCTTTAGAGAAGCAGATGCCGGAGGCGCTGAAGTACTATTCAGGCCAGTAA
- the hemL gene encoding glutamate-1-semialdehyde 2,1-aminomutase translates to MNYSKSIAAFKEAQELIPGGVNSPVRAFKSVQADPLFIAKAKGANVWDIDGNKYIDFVSSWGPLILGHANPAIVEAVQKAAELGTSYGAPTLIETEMAKLITEMMPSVDKVRMVNSGTEATMSALRLARGYTKRDLVVKFAGCYHGHADAFLIKAGSGAITLGLPDSPGVTKASAQNTLTAEYNNLESVKELFDARGEEIAAVILEPVAGNMGCVLPDVEFLKGVRAITEQYGALLIFDEVITGFRLSAGGAQKRFGIMPDLTTLGKIIGGGLPVGAYGGRKEIMDLLAPNGPVYQAGTLSGNPLAMTAGTVMLSTLNNNPSIYEELERKGAKVEAGLKAALESNSIPGVINRIGSMMTMFFTEEKEVKSFDQAMKSNAPRYAQFFKKSLEAGIYLGPSQYECFFVCDAHTDADLDYMIEAADSAMKSL, encoded by the coding sequence ATGAACTACTCCAAAAGCATAGCGGCTTTCAAGGAAGCCCAGGAACTAATACCCGGTGGGGTGAACTCACCGGTTCGGGCCTTTAAAAGTGTACAGGCCGATCCACTATTTATCGCAAAAGCCAAAGGTGCCAACGTTTGGGACATCGACGGCAACAAATATATTGACTTCGTATCCTCATGGGGACCGCTGATTTTAGGTCACGCTAATCCGGCGATTGTTGAAGCAGTGCAGAAAGCTGCCGAACTGGGAACCAGCTATGGTGCCCCTACCCTGATTGAAACTGAAATGGCCAAGCTGATTACCGAGATGATGCCATCAGTGGACAAAGTTCGAATGGTAAACTCAGGCACAGAAGCAACAATGAGCGCCCTGCGTCTCGCTCGCGGATACACAAAACGCGACTTGGTTGTGAAATTTGCCGGCTGTTACCACGGGCATGCCGACGCCTTCCTGATTAAAGCAGGCTCCGGAGCAATCACTTTAGGATTGCCGGATAGCCCCGGTGTTACCAAAGCTTCAGCCCAAAATACGCTGACGGCTGAATACAACAACCTGGAATCAGTAAAAGAGCTTTTTGATGCACGCGGCGAAGAAATCGCTGCCGTAATTCTGGAACCGGTTGCCGGCAACATGGGCTGTGTACTTCCGGATGTGGAGTTCTTAAAAGGCGTTCGTGCCATCACCGAACAATACGGTGCTTTGTTGATTTTCGATGAGGTAATCACTGGTTTCCGTTTGTCGGCAGGTGGTGCTCAAAAGCGCTTCGGCATCATGCCCGACCTGACCACGCTGGGTAAAATCATCGGTGGAGGACTTCCGGTTGGCGCTTATGGTGGCCGCAAAGAAATTATGGATCTATTGGCGCCAAATGGACCGGTTTACCAGGCAGGAACGCTTTCGGGCAACCCGCTGGCGATGACTGCCGGAACTGTAATGCTCAGCACCTTGAACAACAATCCTTCTATTTATGAAGAATTGGAACGCAAAGGAGCTAAAGTTGAAGCCGGTTTGAAAGCTGCACTGGAAAGCAACAGCATCCCGGGTGTGATCAACCGAATCGGCTCAATGATGACCATGTTCTTTACCGAAGAAAAAGAAGTGAAATCATTTGATCAGGCCATGAAATCAAACGCGCCTCGTTATGCGCAATTCTTCAAGAAATCGCTGGAAGCAGGCATCTACCTGGGACCTTCGCAATACGAGTGTTTCTTTGTTTGCGACGCGCATACCGATGCGGACCTCGACTACATGATTGAAGCAGCCGATAGCGCCATGAAAAGCCTCTAA
- the hemB gene encoding porphobilinogen synthase: MSYPVTRLRRLRKSASIRNMVRETEVNRDDLIMPYFVCPGENVSNPIKSMPGNFQLSIDLLVKEVQDLVETTGVDKILLFGIPAEKDETGHVACHHDAIVPKAIRALKEVLPNILIVADVCNCEYTTHGHCGTIIDGDVDNDSTVHTLAAQSVTLAKSGADIIAPSDMMDGRIGAIRAALDENGFQNTPIMAYSAKYASGFYGPFRDAAESAPKFGDRSTYQMDPANSDEALREVEQDIIEGADMVMVKPALSYMDVIQRVKTTFNMPLVAYNVSGEFSMVKAAAANGWIDEERLIKEILTSLKRAGADVIITYHAKEFVLSELKKGNRV, encoded by the coding sequence ATGAGTTATCCTGTTACACGCTTACGGAGACTTCGTAAATCAGCCTCTATCCGCAATATGGTTCGCGAGACTGAAGTAAATCGCGACGATCTGATTATGCCTTATTTTGTTTGCCCGGGCGAGAATGTAAGCAATCCCATTAAGTCCATGCCGGGTAATTTTCAACTTTCAATCGACCTTTTGGTAAAAGAAGTTCAGGATTTAGTTGAAACAACTGGCGTCGATAAGATTTTGCTTTTCGGTATTCCTGCAGAAAAAGACGAAACCGGCCACGTGGCTTGTCATCACGATGCTATTGTACCGAAAGCCATTCGCGCGTTAAAAGAAGTGCTGCCGAATATTCTCATTGTGGCTGACGTTTGTAACTGCGAATACACCACTCATGGCCACTGCGGTACCATTATCGACGGCGATGTGGACAACGACAGCACCGTGCACACTTTGGCTGCTCAATCGGTTACACTGGCTAAATCCGGTGCCGATATTATTGCCCCATCGGATATGATGGACGGCCGTATTGGTGCCATCCGTGCAGCTTTGGATGAAAATGGGTTCCAAAATACGCCAATCATGGCCTATTCAGCTAAATATGCTTCCGGCTTCTATGGCCCGTTCCGCGATGCTGCCGAGAGCGCTCCAAAGTTCGGCGACCGCAGCACCTATCAAATGGACCCGGCGAACAGCGACGAAGCCCTGCGCGAAGTAGAGCAGGATATTATTGAGGGTGCGGATATGGTGATGGTAAAACCGGCATTGAGCTATATGGACGTCATCCAACGCGTAAAAACGACATTCAACATGCCGTTGGTTGCCTACAACGTGAGCGGTGAATTTTCAATGGTGAAAGCAGCTGCAGCCAATGGCTGGATTGACGAGGAACGCCTGATCAAGGAGATTCTGACTTCGTTGAAACGCGCCGGTGCCGATGTGATTATCACCTACCACGCCAAAGAATTTGTTTTAAGTGAATTGAAAAAAGGCAACCGAGTGTAA
- the hemE gene encoding uroporphyrinogen decarboxylase, whose protein sequence is MQDSIFLKKLKGQETERPPVWFMRQAGRVLPNYNKLKEDYTFHELMEDPKLAAEVTLMPIYDLGVDAAILFSDILVIPNAMGMDLEFTDHGPVFNKPLKGLTNPADHLAPVPEKLEYIYKNIEEIIAQRPANIPLIGFCGAPLTTLCYMVQGISSNPNFPDAIKFLFQHKAEAKKLIDAIADLSAFYAKKQIEHGVEAFQLFETHANLVPVELYNELFMPAVKKISRAVRETGTPFIFFPKGIATGLKYVTPELADFVSIDWQLSMEDARAMVHPEVGLQGNLDPRYLYGTQEEIKAHLKAYIPFFQKHPKWIFNLGHGFLPDIPYENAKFVVDWIKSVDWKK, encoded by the coding sequence ATGCAAGATTCAATCTTTTTAAAGAAGCTAAAGGGACAAGAGACAGAGCGTCCGCCAGTTTGGTTCATGCGCCAGGCGGGCCGAGTTCTGCCCAATTACAATAAGCTGAAGGAAGACTACACCTTTCACGAATTGATGGAAGATCCGAAGTTGGCCGCCGAGGTGACTTTGATGCCCATTTATGATCTGGGTGTTGATGCTGCCATTTTGTTTTCCGACATCCTGGTTATTCCGAATGCCATGGGAATGGATTTGGAGTTTACCGATCACGGGCCGGTGTTCAACAAACCACTGAAAGGCTTGACCAATCCAGCCGATCACCTGGCTCCTGTGCCGGAGAAACTGGAATATATTTACAAAAATATCGAGGAAATTATCGCTCAGCGACCAGCCAACATTCCGCTGATTGGTTTTTGCGGCGCGCCGCTGACTACCTTGTGCTACATGGTGCAAGGTATTAGCTCCAACCCGAATTTCCCGGATGCCATTAAGTTCTTGTTTCAACACAAAGCAGAAGCAAAGAAGCTGATCGACGCCATTGCAGATCTTTCGGCCTTTTATGCAAAAAAGCAGATCGAACATGGTGTAGAAGCTTTCCAATTGTTCGAAACGCATGCCAACCTGGTTCCGGTTGAACTATACAACGAGCTGTTTATGCCTGCTGTGAAAAAGATCAGCCGTGCGGTTCGCGAGACGGGTACCCCGTTTATCTTCTTCCCGAAAGGAATCGCTACTGGCTTGAAATATGTGACGCCCGAGTTGGCTGATTTTGTCAGCATCGACTGGCAATTGTCGATGGAAGATGCTCGTGCCATGGTACATCCCGAAGTTGGGTTACAAGGCAACCTGGATCCCCGGTACCTTTACGGAACTCAGGAGGAAATCAAAGCCCACCTGAAGGCTTATATTCCGTTCTTCCAGAAGCATCCGAAATGGATCTTCAACCTGGGACACGGATTCCTGCCGGACATTCCGTACGAAAATGCGAAGTTCGTGGTTGACTGGATAAAATCAGTAGACTGGAAAAAATAA
- the ffh gene encoding signal recognition particle protein, translated as MFENLNEKLERSFKLLKGQGKITEINVAETLKEVRRALLDADVNYKIAKTFTESVKEKALGENVLNAVKPGEMMVKIVHDELAELMGGSAVDVNLQGNPTVILMAGLQGSGKTTFSGKLAKFLKSKKGKQPLLVACDVYRPAAIDQLKVLGEQINVPVYSEPGNQDPVAIATAAIKSAKANGQNLVIVDTAGRLAIDEQMMKEIAAVKKAINPNEILFVVDSMTGQDAVNTAKEFNDRLDFDGVILTKLDGDTRGGAALSIRSVVNKPIKFVGTGEKLDALDVFHPSRMADRILGMGDIVSLVERAQEQFDAEQARQLQKKLAKNQFSFDDFLSQIQQIKKMGNLKDLAAMIPGMGKALKNIDIEDDAFKHIEAIIYSMTPAEREDPALLNGTRRKRIAEGSGTNIQEVNRLIKQFDETRKMMRMVSGGKNLRGMMGNMRRR; from the coding sequence ATGTTTGAGAATCTTAATGAGAAGTTAGAACGGTCATTTAAGCTGCTGAAAGGGCAGGGCAAAATTACTGAGATAAATGTTGCCGAAACATTAAAAGAAGTCAGACGCGCCTTATTGGACGCTGACGTCAACTATAAAATTGCCAAAACTTTTACCGAGTCGGTAAAAGAGAAAGCACTTGGTGAAAACGTGCTGAACGCGGTTAAGCCAGGCGAGATGATGGTTAAGATTGTACACGACGAATTGGCTGAACTGATGGGTGGTTCAGCGGTTGACGTGAATTTGCAAGGCAATCCGACTGTTATTTTGATGGCAGGTTTGCAAGGTTCCGGTAAAACAACTTTTTCCGGAAAGTTGGCAAAGTTCCTGAAATCGAAAAAAGGCAAACAACCGTTGTTGGTTGCTTGTGACGTTTATCGTCCGGCTGCGATCGACCAGTTGAAAGTTTTAGGTGAACAGATCAACGTACCTGTATACAGTGAACCTGGAAATCAGGATCCGGTGGCTATTGCTACTGCTGCGATCAAATCGGCAAAAGCAAATGGTCAAAACCTTGTTATTGTCGATACCGCCGGTCGTTTAGCGATCGACGAGCAGATGATGAAAGAGATTGCTGCCGTTAAGAAAGCAATTAACCCGAACGAGATTTTGTTTGTGGTTGACTCCATGACTGGTCAGGATGCTGTGAACACTGCGAAAGAGTTCAACGATCGTCTGGACTTTGATGGTGTGATTTTGACCAAATTGGATGGTGATACCCGTGGTGGTGCGGCGCTTTCAATCCGTTCGGTAGTCAACAAGCCAATCAAATTTGTTGGTACCGGCGAAAAACTGGATGCGCTCGACGTGTTCCACCCGTCGCGTATGGCCGACCGTATTTTGGGTATGGGTGACATTGTTTCGTTGGTTGAACGTGCACAGGAGCAGTTCGACGCCGAACAAGCCCGCCAGTTGCAAAAGAAATTGGCGAAAAACCAGTTCTCATTCGACGATTTTCTTTCTCAGATTCAGCAGATCAAAAAGATGGGTAACCTGAAGGATTTGGCTGCCATGATCCCGGGAATGGGAAAAGCGTTGAAAAATATCGACATTGAAGACGACGCTTTCAAACATATTGAAGCAATTATTTATTCCATGACTCCGGCTGAGCGCGAGGATCCGGCGCTTTTGAACGGTACCCGTCGCAAACGGATTGCTGAGGGCTCAGGAACGAATATCCAGGAAGTAAACCGTTTGATCAAGCAATTCGACGAAACACGCAAAATGATGCGTATGGTTTCGGGCGGAAAGAACCTGCGCGGTATGATGGGTAATATGAGAAGACGTTAA
- the argS gene encoding arginine--tRNA ligase, producing the protein MFIEQIIKEKVALAIQQLYGQEFDPQNVQIQNTRKDVEGDLTVVVFPFLRISKKSPEQTANDLGGFLQEQVTEVDAYSVIKGFLNVTVSTSYWINQLADAFQNPTFGFEQATEDSPLVMVEYSSPNTNKPLHLGHIRNNLLGYSLGELLKANGKNVVKTNIVNDRGIHICKSMYAWQQWGEGKTPGNTGIKGDHLVGDFYVLFDKHYKAEIEELVAKGASKEEAEQQAPSIVAARELLRKWEAKDHETIELWSMMNQWVYDGFDVTYKEMGVDFDKIYYESETYLVGRDEVLRGLKEGTFVQREDSSVWADLTEEGLDQKILLRSDGTSVYMTQDIGTAKLRFDDFKIDKMVYVVGNEQDYHFKVLSILLDKLGYSWGKGLHHFSYGMVELPHGKMKSREGTVVDADDLMAEMIEVARKTSEELGKLDGYTEEEAIETYKTIALGALKYFILKVDPKKNMLFNPEESIDFNGNTGPFIQYTYARIRSVLRKAAEKGIEPAVNFDSSLTISEKETELIKTISLYPATVSEAAEAYSPAVIANYVYNLVKEFNQFYHDHSILNEEDENVRKFRLVLSANVAKIVKSGMGLMGISVPERM; encoded by the coding sequence ATGTTTATTGAACAAATCATAAAAGAGAAAGTAGCGCTGGCCATTCAGCAACTCTACGGACAGGAATTTGACCCTCAAAATGTACAGATTCAGAATACCCGTAAAGATGTTGAAGGCGATTTAACAGTTGTTGTTTTCCCTTTCTTGCGAATCTCGAAAAAGTCGCCGGAACAAACTGCCAATGATTTGGGTGGATTCCTACAGGAGCAAGTTACCGAAGTGGATGCCTACTCAGTTATTAAAGGCTTTTTGAATGTGACGGTTTCAACTTCGTATTGGATCAACCAATTGGCTGATGCTTTTCAGAATCCAACATTCGGTTTTGAACAAGCTACAGAAGATTCGCCTTTGGTAATGGTTGAATACTCGTCGCCAAACACGAATAAGCCACTGCACCTGGGACATATCCGCAATAACCTGCTCGGTTATTCATTGGGTGAACTTCTGAAGGCGAATGGCAAAAACGTGGTGAAAACAAATATTGTGAATGACCGCGGGATTCACATTTGCAAATCGATGTATGCCTGGCAGCAATGGGGTGAAGGTAAAACGCCCGGGAACACAGGCATCAAAGGCGACCACCTGGTAGGCGATTTCTATGTTTTATTCGATAAACATTATAAAGCCGAAATTGAAGAGTTGGTTGCCAAAGGTGCTTCAAAGGAAGAAGCTGAGCAACAGGCTCCGTCAATTGTTGCAGCCCGCGAGTTGTTGCGTAAATGGGAGGCCAAAGATCATGAAACCATTGAATTGTGGAGTATGATGAACCAGTGGGTTTACGATGGTTTCGACGTAACTTACAAAGAAATGGGAGTTGATTTCGATAAAATCTACTACGAATCTGAAACCTACCTTGTGGGCCGCGACGAAGTGTTGCGTGGTTTAAAAGAAGGGACGTTCGTTCAGCGTGAAGACAGCTCTGTTTGGGCTGATCTGACGGAAGAAGGTTTGGACCAGAAGATTCTGTTGCGTAGCGACGGTACTTCAGTTTACATGACTCAGGATATCGGTACAGCAAAGTTGCGTTTTGACGACTTCAAAATTGACAAGATGGTTTATGTGGTGGGTAACGAACAAGACTATCACTTCAAGGTTTTGTCGATTTTGCTGGACAAACTGGGATACAGCTGGGGAAAAGGATTGCACCACTTCTCGTACGGAATGGTTGAATTGCCTCACGGTAAAATGAAATCCCGCGAGGGAACTGTTGTGGATGCCGATGATTTGATGGCCGAAATGATTGAAGTTGCCCGCAAAACATCGGAAGAATTGGGTAAACTGGATGGCTACACCGAAGAAGAAGCCATTGAAACCTATAAAACAATCGCTCTCGGTGCTTTGAAATATTTCATTCTGAAGGTTGACCCGAAAAAGAACATGTTGTTCAATCCGGAAGAATCGATTGACTTCAATGGTAACACAGGGCCGTTTATTCAATACACATATGCACGTATTCGCTCGGTCCTGCGTAAAGCAGCCGAGAAAGGAATCGAGCCAGCGGTTAACTTCGACTCGTCATTGACGATTTCGGAAAAAGAAACTGAGCTGATTAAAACAATCTCGCTTTACCCGGCTACCGTGAGCGAAGCAGCCGAGGCGTACAGCCCGGCAGTTATTGCTAATTACGTTTACAACCTGGTAAAAGAATTCAATCAATTCTATCACGATCATTCAATCCTGAATGAAGAGGACGAGAATGTTCGGAAATTCCGCTTGGTACTTTCAGCCAACGTTGCCAAAATCGTAAAATCGGGTATGGGCTTGATGGGAATTTCAGTTCCTGAACGTATGTAA
- a CDS encoding DUF3276 family protein translates to MMEGFDKNDELNEEMDGKFKQEIYSKAVRAGKRTYFFDVKSTRKDEYYLTITESKKRYEQDGKFHFEKHKIFLYKEDFEKFADGLNEVVDFIVNQQPYDETSEREYYREEEVVEEKPKMAVIDVEDELELEDEELVKDYTNVEFEDLNN, encoded by the coding sequence ATGATGGAAGGCTTTGATAAGAATGATGAATTGAACGAAGAAATGGATGGTAAATTTAAGCAGGAGATCTATTCAAAAGCTGTACGTGCCGGTAAAAGAACTTATTTCTTCGATGTAAAATCGACCCGAAAAGACGAATATTATCTGACAATTACTGAAAGCAAAAAACGCTACGAACAAGACGGTAAGTTTCACTTTGAAAAACATAAAATTTTCCTTTACAAAGAAGATTTCGAGAAATTTGCGGATGGTTTGAACGAGGTTGTGGATTTCATTGTAAACCAGCAGCCATATGACGAAACCAGCGAGCGTGAATATTACAGAGAAGAAGAGGTTGTAGAGGAAAAGCCTAAAATGGCAGTGATTGATGTTGAAGACGAATTGGAATTAGAAGACGAAGAATTGGTAAAAGATTATACCAATGTTGAATTTGAAGATTTGAATAACTGA
- a CDS encoding DUF4332 domain-containing protein: MARKINDIEGIGPVYGEKLAAVDISTVEGLLEAGATKSGRKQLADESGIEEWRILDWVNMADLFRITGVASQFAELLKAAGVQTVKELRTRNAENLYEKLVEVQAEKNITRAVPALSQVADYIEQAKDLEPLVTY; encoded by the coding sequence ATGGCACGAAAAATTAATGACATTGAAGGAATTGGACCAGTTTATGGCGAAAAATTAGCAGCGGTTGACATCTCAACAGTTGAAGGCCTGTTGGAAGCAGGAGCAACTAAATCGGGAAGAAAACAGTTGGCTGACGAATCCGGAATCGAAGAATGGAGAATCCTCGACTGGGTTAATATGGCCGATTTGTTCCGAATTACCGGAGTTGCATCTCAATTTGCCGAATTATTGAAAGCAGCCGGTGTTCAAACGGTAAAAGAATTGCGCACCCGTAATGCTGAAAATCTTTATGAGAAGCTTGTCGAAGTTCAGGCTGAGAAGAACATTACCCGGGCTGTTCCCGCTTTAAGCCAGGTGGCCGACTACATTGAACAGGCAAAAGATCTAGAACCTTTAGTTACCTATTAA
- the ypfJ gene encoding KPN_02809 family neutral zinc metallopeptidase, with amino-acid sequence MRFKGRRQSSNVEDRRGMSGGRKIGIGGGIGAVVFALIVMFLGGDPNEVLNVMPSEQGNTAADLDYQGSASEEEVKEFISVVLADTEDVWHALFENMGMEYREPTLVLFSSRVESACGITGAATGPFYCPNDERVYIDLSFLDQLQRQLGAEGDFAVAYILAHEVGHHVQKLLGTLDQVHALRGRVSETAYNAQNVNLELQADFLAGVWAHHAQRTKSIMEEGDLEEALNAAQAVGDDRIQQQTQGYVVPDSFTHGTSEQRLFWFKKGFTTGKLDEGNTFDSEAF; translated from the coding sequence ATGCGATTCAAGGGAAGACGACAAAGTTCGAATGTTGAAGATCGCCGAGGGATGAGCGGCGGACGAAAAATAGGAATAGGCGGAGGAATTGGTGCAGTTGTTTTTGCGCTTATCGTCATGTTTTTGGGAGGAGATCCCAATGAGGTTCTGAATGTGATGCCCAGCGAACAAGGCAACACAGCAGCCGACTTGGATTACCAGGGGAGTGCCTCTGAAGAAGAGGTGAAAGAATTTATCAGTGTCGTTTTAGCCGATACGGAAGATGTTTGGCATGCCTTATTTGAGAATATGGGAATGGAATACCGCGAGCCTACACTGGTATTGTTTAGCAGCCGCGTAGAGTCTGCATGCGGCATTACCGGCGCGGCCACCGGACCATTTTACTGTCCCAATGACGAACGGGTCTACATCGATCTGAGTTTTCTGGATCAGTTGCAGCGTCAGCTCGGGGCTGAAGGAGATTTTGCCGTCGCTTATATTCTCGCTCACGAAGTTGGACATCATGTGCAAAAACTTCTCGGGACGCTCGATCAGGTTCATGCGTTGAGAGGGCGCGTTTCGGAGACGGCTTATAATGCCCAGAATGTCAATCTGGAGCTTCAGGCTGATTTCCTCGCCGGGGTCTGGGCTCACCATGCGCAACGAACAAAAAGCATCATGGAAGAGGGTGATCTGGAGGAAGCGCTAAATGCCGCGCAGGCTGTTGGCGATGACCGAATCCAGCAGCAGACACAGGGCTATGTTGTTCCCGATTCTTTCACACACGGCACCTCTGAACAACGGCTGTTTTGGTTTAAAAAGGGTTTTACAACCGGTAAGCTCGACGAGGGTAATACGTTTGATTCCGAGGCTTTTTGA
- the folD gene encoding bifunctional methylenetetrahydrofolate dehydrogenase/methenyltetrahydrofolate cyclohydrolase FolD: MQLIDGNKTAKTIKAEIAQEVKAIQAAGGKTPHLAAILVGHDGGSETYVAYKIKDCEEVGFKSSMIRYEDDVTEAELLAKVDELNKDADVDGFIVQLPLPKHISEQKIIEAIDPKKDVDGFHPINVGRMVIGLPSFVSATPDGIVELIKRHGIETSGKNCVVIGRSNIVGRPMSVLMSQKEMNATVTVAHSRTKDLKEVCANADILIAAIGSPGFVTADMVKPGAVVIDVGTTRVKSTETKSGWKLKGDVVFDEVADKCAFITPVPGGVGPMTRVSLLKNTLLAAKKEIYS; this comes from the coding sequence ATGCAATTAATTGACGGAAATAAAACGGCCAAAACCATTAAGGCCGAAATTGCACAGGAAGTGAAAGCGATCCAGGCTGCAGGAGGCAAAACACCTCATTTGGCTGCGATCCTGGTTGGTCACGACGGTGGAAGCGAGACGTACGTTGCGTATAAAATCAAAGATTGCGAAGAAGTCGGTTTCAAATCGAGCATGATTCGTTATGAAGATGATGTGACTGAAGCTGAATTGCTGGCCAAAGTGGACGAGTTGAACAAGGATGCTGATGTGGATGGATTCATCGTTCAGTTGCCGCTTCCGAAACATATTTCCGAACAAAAAATAATTGAGGCCATCGATCCGAAAAAGGATGTCGACGGTTTTCACCCGATCAACGTAGGACGTATGGTTATCGGTTTACCTTCGTTTGTTTCGGCAACACCCGATGGTATTGTTGAATTAATCAAACGTCACGGTATCGAAACATCCGGCAAAAATTGTGTGGTGATTGGCCGCAGCAATATTGTTGGTCGCCCGATGAGCGTTCTGATGTCTCAAAAGGAAATGAACGCAACGGTAACCGTAGCTCACAGTCGTACAAAAGACTTAAAAGAAGTTTGCGCGAATGCTGACATCTTGATTGCTGCAATTGGTTCTCCTGGTTTTGTTACAGCCGACATGGTGAAACCTGGAGCTGTTGTTATCGATGTGGGTACAACTCGTGTGAAATCGACAGAAACAAAATCGGGATGGAAACTGAAAGGCGACGTTGTATTTGATGAAGTAGCTGATAAATGTGCATTCATTACACCTGTTCCGGGCGGAGTAGGACCGATGACCCGTGTTTCGTTATTGAAGAATACGCTGCTGGCTGCAAAGAAGGAAATTTACAGCTAG